A genome region from Microcella alkaliphila includes the following:
- a CDS encoding DEAD/DEAH box helicase has translation MARPSSSSRDPRKRRGAAASSGRTGTGKKTHRPDWRPFEPEQKRGKKGGPGRPAKPGSEKRQERSEDARGRDRAHAEPRASRPATRDAAPRTPRVPQPDVVLKKLKATLVDPASVAGLSFSDLGLGQNIVRALAEQGATSPFPIQAATIPDVLAGRHVLGRGRTGSGKTIAFGAPLVERLLQNRGAKKLLPGRKPRALILAPTRELALQIDDTVQPIARSVGLFTTQIYGGVPQGRQTGALKRGVDIIIGTPGRIEDLIEQGKLDLSEVLVTVVDEADHLCELGFLEPVQRILRRTRSESQMLLFSATLDTRVGALVAEFLRDPAVYEIAGETQKTSTTEHRVLVVDPRHKRAVVEELVSGDGKALVFTRTKTFADELADHLDDAGIAALALHGDLSQERRQRNLDKLTSGRVTALVATDVAARGIHVDDIAIVVQADAPDEYKAYLHRAGRTGRAGARGLVVTLVSQRRRPALEELLGRADITARFDAVRPGDRLIRQLAQRA, from the coding sequence ATGGCCCGTCCCTCATCATCCTCTCGCGACCCGCGCAAGCGCCGCGGCGCCGCGGCGTCGTCCGGTCGAACCGGCACGGGCAAGAAGACGCACCGCCCCGACTGGCGGCCCTTCGAGCCCGAGCAGAAGCGCGGCAAAAAGGGCGGACCGGGGCGCCCCGCGAAGCCCGGCAGCGAGAAGCGTCAGGAGCGCAGCGAGGATGCTCGGGGCCGCGACCGCGCGCACGCCGAGCCCCGCGCATCCCGGCCAGCGACCCGCGATGCGGCCCCGCGCACGCCGCGCGTGCCGCAGCCGGATGTCGTGCTGAAGAAACTGAAGGCGACCCTCGTCGACCCGGCGTCGGTGGCGGGGCTCAGCTTCTCTGACCTCGGGCTCGGGCAGAACATCGTGCGGGCGCTCGCCGAGCAGGGCGCGACCTCGCCGTTCCCGATCCAGGCGGCGACGATCCCCGACGTGCTGGCTGGCCGGCACGTGCTGGGCCGCGGCCGCACCGGGTCGGGCAAGACCATCGCGTTCGGTGCGCCGCTCGTCGAACGGCTCCTGCAAAACAGGGGCGCCAAGAAGCTGCTGCCGGGTCGCAAGCCCCGCGCGCTGATTCTCGCGCCGACCCGCGAGCTCGCCCTGCAGATCGACGACACCGTGCAGCCGATCGCCCGCAGCGTCGGGTTGTTCACGACGCAGATCTACGGCGGTGTGCCGCAGGGTCGTCAGACGGGCGCGCTCAAGCGCGGCGTCGACATCATCATCGGTACCCCTGGCCGTATCGAAGACCTCATTGAGCAGGGCAAGCTCGACCTGTCGGAGGTGCTCGTCACCGTCGTCGACGAGGCCGACCACCTGTGCGAGTTGGGGTTCCTCGAGCCGGTGCAGCGCATCCTGCGCCGCACCCGTAGCGAGTCGCAGATGCTGCTGTTCTCGGCGACGCTCGACACCCGGGTCGGTGCGCTCGTCGCCGAGTTCCTGCGCGACCCGGCCGTCTACGAGATCGCGGGCGAGACGCAGAAGACGTCGACCACCGAGCACCGTGTGCTCGTCGTCGACCCGCGACACAAGCGCGCCGTTGTTGAAGAACTCGTCTCGGGCGACGGCAAGGCGCTCGTGTTCACCCGCACGAAGACCTTCGCCGACGAGCTCGCTGACCATCTCGACGACGCTGGCATCGCGGCCCTGGCCCTGCACGGCGACCTCTCTCAGGAGCGCCGCCAGCGCAACCTCGACAAGTTGACGAGCGGACGCGTCACGGCCCTCGTCGCTACCGACGTCGCCGCCCGCGGCATCCACGTCGACGACATCGCGATCGTCGTGCAGGCGGACGCGCCCGACGAGTACAAGGCCTACCTGCACCGCGCCGGTCGCACCGGCCGCGCCGGCGCCCGCGGGCTCGTCGTCACCCTGGTGTCGCAGCGCCGTCGCCCGGCGCTGGAAGAACTGCTCGGCCGCGCCGACATCACGGCCCGCTTCGACGCGGTTCGGCCGGGCGACCGCCTCATTCGGCAGCTCGCGCAGCGCGCCTAG
- a CDS encoding ExeM/NucH family extracellular endonuclease translates to MRQLTPSGGRTAPARAAAFGTALAVGLSLSVVAVAPAAADTHLTPIANVQGTGDVSPLVGQTVTVRGVVTADYRGVSGYNGIVVQTQGSGGLDDATPGASDGIFIFLSNNNPAVAIGDLVDVTGAVSERFGQTQITASAAGSVALVEADVDLPEPTPLPTDIIGADREQFENMLVTPTGDYLVASTRQLFNFGTLWLAPGEELVKSTEQVRPGPEANAIAAENRAARILLDDGYNIQVLNSNYPGTQPYFTADEIVRNGDAVVFPEAGMVLQYGFDDWRLQPQVPISSEGPDGFGVEFETRNPRPESAPVVGGDVTVAAFNVLNYFTTLTSENSNARGARTAAEFQRQEAKIVAAINALDADVVGLQEIENSVKLGKPLDQAVGQLVDALNAAAGAGTWDYVPTAEVLNDADLTDFITNAIIFKPGSVDLVGDMITQVDESVWFNAREPLAATFDADGYRFTVVANHFKSKSGSGVEPADGQGFFNGDRVNQAEALKTFAEEIAADDERGENILLLGDFNAYSQEDPIAVFADAGWTSLVDERTEGQYTYTFNGELGSLDHIIASPAIAANVTGVGVWDINAAEWGDREYRFGATDGTSVYRSSDHDPIVVGLSTEVAPVEIDIVTINDLHGRIEAGTNVGGAAVLGGLVNDVRAQNPNSLFVSAGDNIGASTFTSFIQQDQPTIDVLNAIGLDVTVIGNHEFDLGRSDLDDRVIPASDFPYIAANIYERETGEPAYDEYWVTELDGVRVGFVGALTEAMPTLVTPAGIASLEFGDMTEAVNRVATQLRDGDESNGEADVIVVLVHEGAATADIASVTDDSEFGSFVTGIAGNVDAVVSGHTHRVYNHEVPVDGRELPLVVTQGGEYGSHYGRLTLSVDRESGQLVDIASTVAPLPGAAQPDPAVASIVADAVAFAEVAGAVSLGEITSDIRRAVQGNGGENRGGSSTLGNLVADAQLWATRDLNTEVAIMNPGGLRADLLFASSGAGDPDGNVTFREAANVQPFANSLFTMELTGAQLRSVLEEQWQPDGATRPFLKLGLSAGLEYTYDPTAPRGERISTITLNGSTVTDAQTIRIVTNSFLASGGDGFATLAQGTNRADSGRIDLQAFVDYFAEFSPIAPDVAQRSIGVSPDISGTTLTPGDTVELQLSSLLFTNAGDRDAVVTVSIDGQVLAEAAIDPTIVDNTDEQGRATVAFTVPGGVEGVAEVVITVADNGTEVSIPVLIEAGEPLPEIEVVKKPKLVGAAVVGKTLTVDVGRYSVRSVDVSYQWLRNGQPIAGATGSTYTVQSGDRLANLSVELTVVADGYETLTVQTDERRVPPAIPGAPKWVNALVTLITALIFW, encoded by the coding sequence ATGAGACAACTCACACCCTCTGGCGGGCGCACGGCGCCAGCCCGGGCGGCCGCCTTCGGCACCGCCCTCGCGGTGGGCCTCAGCCTCAGCGTGGTCGCTGTTGCGCCCGCCGCTGCTGACACCCACCTCACCCCGATTGCCAACGTGCAGGGCACGGGCGACGTGTCGCCGCTCGTCGGCCAGACCGTCACCGTGCGTGGCGTCGTCACCGCCGACTACCGCGGAGTCAGCGGCTACAACGGCATCGTCGTGCAGACGCAGGGGTCTGGCGGCCTCGACGACGCGACGCCCGGTGCCTCCGACGGCATCTTCATCTTCCTGTCGAACAACAACCCCGCCGTGGCGATCGGCGACCTCGTCGACGTGACGGGGGCAGTGAGCGAGCGCTTCGGTCAGACTCAGATCACGGCGAGCGCCGCCGGGTCGGTCGCGCTGGTCGAGGCCGATGTTGACCTTCCCGAGCCGACTCCGCTGCCGACCGACATCATCGGTGCTGACCGCGAGCAGTTCGAGAACATGCTCGTCACCCCCACCGGTGACTACCTCGTGGCCTCCACCCGCCAGCTCTTCAACTTTGGCACCCTGTGGCTCGCCCCCGGCGAGGAGCTCGTGAAGAGCACCGAGCAGGTGCGCCCCGGCCCCGAGGCGAACGCGATCGCCGCCGAGAACCGTGCCGCGCGCATCCTGCTCGATGACGGCTACAACATCCAGGTGCTGAACAGCAACTACCCCGGCACGCAGCCGTACTTCACGGCCGACGAGATCGTGCGCAACGGAGACGCCGTGGTGTTCCCCGAGGCCGGCATGGTGCTGCAGTACGGCTTCGACGACTGGCGTCTGCAGCCGCAGGTGCCGATCTCGAGCGAGGGCCCCGACGGCTTCGGCGTCGAATTCGAGACCCGCAACCCGCGCCCCGAGTCGGCCCCCGTGGTCGGCGGAGACGTGACCGTCGCCGCTTTCAACGTGCTCAACTACTTCACGACGCTGACGAGCGAGAACTCGAACGCTCGCGGTGCCCGCACCGCCGCCGAGTTCCAGCGCCAGGAGGCGAAGATCGTTGCGGCGATCAACGCGCTCGACGCCGACGTCGTGGGTCTGCAGGAGATCGAGAACTCGGTCAAGCTCGGCAAGCCTCTCGACCAGGCCGTCGGCCAGCTGGTTGACGCGCTGAACGCCGCGGCCGGCGCCGGTACGTGGGACTACGTCCCCACGGCCGAGGTGCTGAACGACGCCGACCTCACCGACTTCATCACCAACGCGATCATCTTCAAGCCGGGGTCGGTCGACCTCGTCGGTGACATGATCACCCAGGTCGACGAGAGCGTGTGGTTCAACGCGCGCGAGCCGCTGGCCGCCACCTTCGACGCTGACGGCTACCGCTTCACGGTTGTCGCGAACCACTTCAAGTCGAAGAGCGGATCGGGTGTCGAGCCCGCCGACGGCCAAGGCTTCTTCAATGGTGACCGCGTCAACCAGGCCGAGGCGCTGAAGACGTTCGCAGAGGAAATCGCCGCCGACGACGAGCGCGGCGAGAACATCCTCCTGCTCGGCGACTTCAACGCCTACAGCCAGGAAGACCCGATCGCGGTCTTCGCCGACGCGGGCTGGACCAGCCTCGTCGACGAGCGCACCGAGGGGCAGTACACCTACACCTTCAATGGCGAGCTCGGTTCGCTCGACCACATCATCGCGAGCCCGGCGATCGCCGCCAACGTGACCGGTGTGGGCGTGTGGGACATCAACGCCGCCGAGTGGGGCGACCGCGAGTACCGTTTCGGTGCGACGGACGGCACCTCGGTGTACCGCTCGAGCGACCACGACCCGATCGTCGTCGGCCTGTCGACCGAGGTCGCACCGGTCGAGATCGACATCGTGACCATCAACGACCTGCACGGCCGTATCGAGGCGGGAACGAATGTCGGTGGTGCCGCGGTGCTCGGCGGTCTCGTCAACGATGTGCGCGCCCAGAACCCGAACTCCTTGTTCGTGTCGGCCGGCGACAACATCGGAGCGTCGACCTTCACCTCATTCATCCAGCAGGACCAGCCGACGATCGACGTGCTCAACGCGATCGGCTTGGACGTGACGGTGATCGGCAACCACGAGTTCGACCTGGGGCGCAGCGACCTCGACGACCGCGTGATTCCGGCATCCGACTTCCCGTACATCGCGGCCAACATCTACGAGCGCGAGACGGGCGAGCCCGCCTACGACGAGTACTGGGTGACCGAGCTCGATGGCGTGCGCGTCGGCTTCGTCGGCGCACTCACCGAGGCGATGCCGACGCTCGTGACCCCCGCGGGCATCGCGTCACTCGAATTCGGTGACATGACCGAGGCGGTCAACCGCGTCGCCACGCAGCTGCGTGACGGCGACGAGTCGAACGGCGAGGCCGACGTCATCGTCGTGCTCGTGCACGAGGGTGCCGCCACCGCCGACATCGCGTCGGTGACCGACGACTCCGAGTTCGGGTCGTTCGTGACCGGCATTGCCGGCAACGTCGACGCCGTCGTCTCGGGGCACACGCACCGCGTGTACAACCACGAGGTTCCGGTCGACGGCCGTGAGCTGCCTCTGGTCGTGACGCAGGGCGGCGAGTACGGCTCGCACTACGGGCGCCTCACGCTCTCGGTCGACCGCGAGTCGGGCCAGCTGGTCGACATCGCGTCGACGGTCGCCCCGCTGCCCGGAGCGGCGCAGCCCGATCCGGCGGTCGCATCGATCGTCGCGGACGCCGTTGCCTTCGCGGAGGTCGCCGGAGCGGTGAGCCTCGGTGAGATCACGAGCGACATCCGTCGTGCCGTGCAGGGCAATGGCGGCGAGAACCGCGGTGGCTCCTCCACCCTCGGCAACCTGGTCGCCGACGCTCAGCTCTGGGCGACGCGCGACCTGAACACCGAGGTGGCGATCATGAACCCGGGTGGCCTGCGCGCCGACCTGCTCTTCGCGAGCAGTGGGGCGGGCGACCCCGACGGCAACGTCACGTTCCGGGAGGCCGCCAACGTGCAGCCCTTCGCGAACAGCCTCTTCACGATGGAGCTGACCGGCGCCCAGCTGCGCTCGGTGCTCGAAGAGCAGTGGCAGCCCGACGGCGCAACCCGTCCGTTCCTGAAGCTCGGCCTGTCTGCAGGGCTCGAGTACACGTACGACCCGACCGCTCCGCGCGGTGAGCGCATCAGCACCATCACGCTGAACGGGTCGACCGTGACCGACGCGCAGACGATCCGCATCGTCACCAACTCGTTCCTCGCGAGCGGTGGCGACGGCTTCGCGACCCTGGCGCAAGGCACGAACCGCGCCGACTCGGGCCGTATCGACCTGCAGGCGTTCGTCGACTACTTCGCGGAGTTCTCGCCGATCGCCCCCGACGTCGCCCAGCGCTCGATCGGGGTCAGCCCCGACATTTCGGGTACGACGCTGACGCCGGGCGACACCGTCGAGCTGCAGCTCAGCTCGCTGCTGTTCACGAACGCCGGCGACCGGGATGCTGTCGTCACGGTCAGCATCGATGGTCAGGTTCTCGCCGAGGCCGCCATCGACCCGACGATCGTCGACAACACCGACGAGCAGGGTCGTGCGACGGTCGCGTTCACCGTACCGGGCGGCGTGGAAGGCGTCGCCGAGGTCGTGATCACGGTCGCCGACAACGGCACCGAGGTGAGCATCCCGGTGCTCATCGAGGCCGGCGAGCCGCTTCCCGAGATCGAGGTCGTGAAGAAGCCGAAGCTGGTCGGGGCCGCTGTGGTGGGCAAGACGCTGACGGTTGACGTCGGGCGCTACAGCGTGCGGTCGGTCGACGTGAGCTACCAGTGGCTGCGCAACGGTCAGCCGATCGCGGGCGCGACGGGGTCTACCTACACGGTGCAGTCGGGTGACCGCCTGGCGAACCTGTCGGTTGAGCTGACCGTGGTCGCCGACGGGTACGAGACTCTCACCGTGCAGACGGATGAGCGGCGCGTGCCCCCGGCGATCCCGGGAGCGCCGAAGTGGGTGAACGCTCTGGTGACGCTGATCACCGCGCTCATCTTCTGGTAG
- a CDS encoding GNAT family N-acetyltransferase, whose amino-acid sequence MTTVAIEPAEQPDVQGMLDEGTRYALSLYPPDSCYLLNASELAADGVTVWVARSDGGAALGMVALVDGRDGTAEIKRLFVRDEARGLGAATMLMDALERHARTLGAARILLETGPQQLAAISLYERRGYVRIENFGPYVGDDFSHCMALELDGC is encoded by the coding sequence GTGACGACCGTCGCCATCGAGCCCGCCGAGCAGCCGGACGTGCAGGGCATGCTCGACGAGGGCACCCGCTACGCGCTGAGCCTGTACCCGCCCGACTCGTGCTATCTGCTGAACGCGTCCGAGCTCGCGGCCGACGGCGTGACCGTCTGGGTCGCCCGCAGTGACGGCGGGGCCGCGCTCGGCATGGTCGCGCTCGTCGACGGCCGCGACGGCACGGCCGAGATCAAGCGACTCTTCGTGCGCGACGAGGCCCGCGGCCTCGGCGCCGCCACGATGCTGATGGATGCGCTGGAACGGCACGCGCGCACGCTCGGCGCCGCGCGCATCCTGCTGGAGACCGGCCCCCAGCAGCTCGCGGCGATCAGCCTGTACGAGCGGCGCGGGTACGTGCGGATCGAGAACTTCGGCCCGTACGTCGGCGACGATTTCAGCCACTGTATGGCGCTCGAGCTCGACGGCTGCTAG
- a CDS encoding efflux RND transporter permease subunit → MFQLSAFSLRNRALIALVTIVVGVFGGLALTSLKQELIPSIAFPQVLIISQYPGAAPDAVEQDVSTPIENAIQAVDGLEASDATSSTGFSIVTAQFTFGTDIARAEQRVQLAVNRLDLPSSADVQVITGSIDDLPVVQVGVTSGLSEGELAAALDVQAVPELTDIEGVREVSVFGAVGDRVEVTVDDDALAERGLTRSDIVDALDAYGVLLPAGTITENDRTLAVLTGVRIESVDALAAVPLLADEPEVTAEGTLVVTTIDDVADVAIVSNPVDNLSRINGEPALTLGITKTPDGNTVDVSRAVQNALPAIAAAIGSGTEFTVVFDQAPFIESSIEALAIEGSLGLVFAVIVILVFLLSVRSTLVTAVAIPTSILLTFIGMQVAEYSINILTLGAITISIGRVVDDSIVVVENIKRHMGLGEERMEAIQNGVREVATAITSSTLITIAVFLPLALVGDITGELFRPFALTTAIALGASLFTALTIVPVLAYWFLRGPKAGSHAPATTFEEESANPTPLQRGYLPALRFSVRRPVATLLLALLVLGGTGALATQLQTNFIGDSGQNTLTVSQVVDTSASLERLDEAATVVEDELFEIEGIETVQASIGQGGGIFGFLGRGSDITYSITTDESADQVALQQEVRDRLFALEGVGDITVRSADQGFASSTIDVEIFAPNQEALREAAQDVLDAVRDLEVTAEASSNLSETQPYIAIEVDRVAAAEVGLTEAAIGGLVAQAMFPAPVGDVVISDTTLEIFLPNDDAPVTIAELRDFTLPTATGPLALSEVAIVEEALGPESITTIRGIRSATVSITPSTQDIGSASAMVATALDDIELPDGARAELGGVAAQQADAFQQLGLALLVALLITYVILVATFKSLRQPLLLLVSVPFAATGAILLQVIADIPLGVPSLVGVLMLIGIVVTNAIVLIDLVNQYREGGMTVRQAVIEGSVRRLRPVLMTAAATIFALVPLGLGITGTAGFISQPLAVVVIGGLVSSTLLTLVVLPALYWLVEGARERRDEKRAAREAAALAAERATTSD, encoded by the coding sequence GTGTTTCAGCTGTCGGCCTTCAGCCTGCGCAACCGGGCGCTCATCGCGCTCGTCACGATCGTGGTCGGCGTCTTCGGCGGACTCGCGCTGACGAGCCTCAAGCAGGAACTGATTCCCTCGATCGCCTTCCCGCAGGTGCTGATCATCAGCCAGTACCCGGGGGCGGCCCCCGATGCGGTCGAACAAGACGTGTCGACGCCGATCGAGAACGCGATTCAAGCGGTCGACGGCCTCGAGGCATCCGATGCGACGTCATCGACCGGGTTCTCGATCGTGACCGCGCAGTTCACCTTCGGCACCGACATTGCGCGCGCCGAGCAGCGCGTGCAGCTCGCCGTCAATCGCCTCGACCTGCCGTCGAGCGCCGACGTGCAGGTCATCACGGGGTCGATCGATGACCTCCCGGTCGTGCAAGTGGGTGTCACGAGCGGCCTCAGTGAAGGAGAGCTCGCCGCCGCGCTCGACGTTCAGGCGGTGCCCGAGCTCACCGACATTGAGGGCGTTCGCGAAGTCAGCGTATTCGGCGCGGTCGGCGACCGCGTCGAGGTGACGGTCGACGACGACGCCCTCGCCGAGCGCGGGCTCACCCGGTCCGACATCGTCGACGCCCTCGACGCCTACGGTGTGCTGCTGCCGGCCGGCACCATCACCGAGAACGACCGCACCCTCGCCGTCTTGACGGGCGTGCGCATCGAGAGCGTGGACGCGCTCGCCGCCGTGCCCCTGCTCGCCGACGAGCCTGAGGTGACGGCCGAGGGCACTCTCGTCGTCACGACGATCGACGACGTCGCCGACGTGGCCATCGTCAGCAACCCGGTCGACAACCTGTCGCGTATCAACGGCGAACCCGCGCTCACCCTCGGCATCACGAAGACGCCCGATGGCAACACCGTCGACGTCTCCCGCGCCGTGCAGAACGCGTTGCCGGCGATCGCCGCCGCCATCGGCTCGGGCACCGAGTTCACCGTCGTCTTCGACCAGGCGCCGTTCATCGAGAGTTCGATCGAGGCGCTCGCGATCGAGGGCTCACTCGGCCTCGTGTTCGCCGTCATCGTGATTCTGGTGTTCCTGCTGTCGGTGCGCTCGACGCTCGTGACGGCCGTCGCGATTCCGACATCCATCCTGTTGACCTTCATCGGAATGCAGGTGGCCGAGTACTCCATCAATATCCTCACGCTCGGCGCCATCACCATCTCGATCGGCCGCGTCGTCGACGACTCCATCGTCGTCGTCGAGAACATCAAGCGGCACATGGGTCTCGGCGAAGAGCGCATGGAGGCGATTCAGAACGGGGTGCGCGAGGTCGCCACCGCCATCACGTCGTCGACCCTCATCACGATCGCGGTGTTCCTGCCGCTCGCGCTCGTGGGCGACATCACGGGTGAACTGTTCCGCCCCTTCGCGTTGACCACGGCGATCGCCCTCGGCGCCTCGTTGTTCACGGCGCTCACGATCGTGCCCGTGCTCGCGTATTGGTTCCTGCGCGGCCCGAAGGCGGGCTCACACGCGCCGGCGACGACCTTCGAGGAGGAGTCGGCGAACCCGACGCCCCTCCAGCGCGGCTACCTGCCCGCCCTGCGGTTCAGCGTGCGCCGTCCCGTCGCGACGCTGCTGCTCGCCCTGCTCGTGCTCGGCGGCACCGGCGCACTCGCCACCCAGTTGCAGACCAACTTCATCGGCGACAGCGGTCAGAACACCCTGACGGTCAGCCAGGTGGTCGACACCTCGGCGAGCCTCGAGCGTCTCGATGAGGCCGCCACCGTCGTCGAGGACGAGCTTTTCGAAATCGAGGGCATCGAGACGGTACAGGCGTCGATCGGTCAGGGCGGCGGCATCTTCGGCTTCCTTGGCCGTGGCAGCGACATCACCTACTCCATCACGACCGACGAGAGTGCCGACCAGGTGGCCTTGCAGCAGGAGGTGCGCGACCGGCTGTTCGCCCTCGAGGGTGTCGGCGACATCACGGTGCGCTCCGCCGACCAGGGCTTCGCGTCGTCGACCATCGACGTCGAGATCTTCGCGCCGAACCAGGAGGCGTTGCGCGAGGCCGCCCAAGACGTGCTCGACGCCGTGCGCGATCTCGAGGTGACGGCCGAGGCTTCCAGCAACCTGTCCGAGACGCAGCCGTACATCGCCATCGAGGTCGATCGCGTGGCCGCCGCCGAGGTGGGCTTGACCGAGGCGGCGATTGGCGGTCTCGTGGCGCAGGCGATGTTCCCCGCGCCCGTCGGCGACGTCGTCATCAGTGACACGACCCTCGAAATCTTCCTGCCGAACGACGATGCCCCCGTCACGATCGCCGAGTTGCGCGACTTCACGCTACCTACCGCGACCGGGCCGCTCGCGCTCAGCGAGGTCGCGATCGTCGAGGAGGCCCTCGGGCCCGAATCGATCACCACGATTCGGGGAATTCGCAGTGCAACCGTCAGCATCACCCCGTCGACGCAGGACATCGGAAGCGCCTCCGCCATGGTGGCCACGGCCCTCGACGACATCGAGCTGCCCGACGGCGCCCGCGCCGAGCTGGGCGGTGTCGCCGCCCAGCAGGCCGACGCCTTCCAGCAGCTCGGCCTGGCGCTGCTCGTCGCCCTCCTCATCACCTACGTGATCTTGGTCGCGACGTTCAAGAGCCTCCGCCAGCCGTTGCTCCTGCTCGTTTCGGTGCCGTTCGCCGCGACGGGCGCGATCCTCCTGCAGGTCATCGCCGACATTCCGCTCGGCGTGCCGTCGCTCGTCGGCGTGCTCATGCTGATCGGCATCGTCGTCACCAACGCGATCGTGCTCATCGACCTCGTCAACCAGTATCGCGAGGGCGGCATGACGGTGCGCCAGGCCGTCATCGAGGGCTCGGTGCGTCGACTCCGCCCCGTGCTGATGACCGCGGCGGCCACGATCTTCGCGCTCGTGCCGCTCGGCCTCGGCATCACCGGCACGGCCGGCTTCATCTCGCAGCCGCTCGCCGTCGTCGTGATCGGCGGACTCGTGTCGTCGACGCTGCTGACCCTCGTTGTGCTGCCGGCGCTGTACTGGCTCGTCGAGGGTGCGCGCGAACGTCGCGATGAGAAGCGTGCCGCCCGCGAGGCGGCGGCGCTCGCCGCGGAACGCGCGACGACCTCCGACTAG
- the cysK gene encoding cysteine synthase A, whose translation MARVYDDITQVFGNTPLVRLNAVTDGAGATVLAKLEFYNPSASVKDRLGVAIIDAAEKSGELKPGGTIVEGTSGNTGIALAMIGAARGYNVVLTMPETMSEERKMLLKAYGAELVLTPGSEGMKGAVGKAQEIVANTPGAVLARQFENEANAQIHRETTGPEVWNDTDGAVDIFVSGIGTGGTLTGTGQFLKGKKDDVQIVGVEPEESPILNGGNPGPHKIAGIGANFVPAVLDREIYDEIIDVNITQAVSMARRLAAEEGILAGISSGATVHAAVELAKRPENAGKTIVVIVASYGERYLSSVLYEDLRA comes from the coding sequence ATGGCCCGCGTCTACGACGACATCACTCAGGTCTTCGGCAACACCCCGCTCGTGAGGCTCAACGCCGTGACCGATGGCGCGGGGGCGACCGTGCTCGCGAAGCTCGAGTTCTACAACCCGTCAGCGAGCGTGAAGGACCGCTTGGGCGTCGCGATCATCGACGCCGCCGAGAAGAGCGGTGAGCTGAAGCCGGGCGGCACGATCGTCGAGGGCACGAGCGGCAACACGGGAATCGCACTCGCCATGATCGGCGCCGCGCGCGGCTACAACGTCGTGCTGACGATGCCCGAAACCATGAGCGAGGAGCGCAAGATGCTGCTCAAGGCCTACGGCGCTGAGCTTGTCCTCACGCCGGGCAGCGAGGGCATGAAGGGCGCCGTCGGCAAGGCCCAGGAGATCGTCGCGAACACGCCCGGCGCCGTGCTCGCCCGCCAGTTTGAGAACGAGGCAAACGCCCAGATCCACCGTGAGACCACCGGCCCGGAGGTGTGGAACGACACCGACGGTGCCGTCGACATCTTCGTCTCGGGTATCGGCACCGGGGGCACGCTGACCGGTACCGGCCAGTTCCTCAAGGGCAAGAAAGACGACGTTCAGATCGTCGGCGTGGAGCCGGAAGAGAGCCCGATCTTGAACGGCGGCAACCCCGGCCCGCACAAGATCGCCGGAATCGGCGCCAACTTCGTGCCGGCCGTGCTCGACCGCGAGATCTACGACGAGATCATCGACGTCAACATCACCCAGGCCGTGTCGATGGCGCGCCGCCTGGCCGCTGAGGAGGGCATCCTCGCGGGCATCTCCTCGGGCGCGACCGTGCACGCCGCGGTCGAGCTGGCGAAGCGCCCCGAGAACGCCGGCAAGACGATCGTCGTGATCGTCGCGAGCTACGGCGAGCGCTACCTCTCGAGCGTGCTGTACGAAGACCTGCGGGCGTAG
- the epsC gene encoding serine O-acetyltransferase EpsC, whose product MPLREDIANARRRDPAARSALEVFLTSSGLHAIWWHRLANRLWRARLRLLARLISQFSRWLTGIEIHPGATIGRRFFIDHGMGVVIGETAEIGDDVMLYHGVTLGGRTLEKGKRHPTIGNNVLIGANATVLGPVTIGDDSQVGALALVARDVPPNHVATGIPAVSKPRGAAATAGADGFWIDPAIHI is encoded by the coding sequence ATGCCACTGCGGGAAGACATCGCGAACGCGCGGCGGCGAGACCCCGCCGCGCGTTCCGCGCTCGAGGTGTTCCTCACCTCGAGCGGCCTGCACGCCATCTGGTGGCATCGCCTCGCGAACCGGCTCTGGCGCGCCCGCCTGCGCCTGCTCGCGCGGCTCATTTCGCAGTTCTCACGCTGGCTCACCGGCATTGAGATTCACCCCGGCGCGACCATCGGGCGCCGCTTCTTCATCGACCACGGCATGGGTGTCGTGATCGGCGAGACGGCCGAGATCGGCGACGATGTCATGCTGTACCACGGCGTCACCCTTGGCGGCCGAACCCTCGAGAAGGGCAAGCGTCACCCGACGATCGGCAACAACGTGCTGATCGGCGCGAACGCCACCGTGCTGGGCCCGGTCACGATCGGCGATGACTCGCAGGTGGGGGCGCTCGCGCTCGTCGCGCGCGACGTTCCGCCGAATCACGTGGCAACGGGAATCCCTGCCGTGTCAAAGCCGCGCGGCGCGGCCGCAACGGCCGGCGCCGACGGGTTCTGGATCGACCCGGCCATCCACATCTGA